Proteins encoded within one genomic window of Cucumis sativus cultivar 9930 chromosome 3, Cucumber_9930_V3, whole genome shotgun sequence:
- the LOC101209644 gene encoding telomerase reverse transcriptase isoform X3, producing the protein MICAISCQNIQLVPQINAIYLKKRKRDGGQPSGSFNDPLPPVHARYFSGCESSYFQSSCWHQEDKQSHLSNIISQSISMPNPTRESNSNGQSEKSSQSVTELGKRRRPFKWQRERKRRLLGPVNNCNSTPCTSTYSGKNTLHAKPPHQLRDSHSHMQSRKITKEVYINRKSMFYNLDSSTNVLKGNILGSFRPNFAGSESLAGYIFGSYNANGNTPSSLLFCNSGTCPFESKCVYHSITKLLKVLIRRSRNCQFDRLLDKHCGAPSFEQISTGNTGSMVECHGSKLSTEIGEDTSGFDAIQSKNYLEAIDPQFAAKFYCPKNQVVAFIWAVCRSIVPQDMLGTCSNWRTLRRNISKFVKLRRFESFSLKQAMHQLKTLQFPFLSDKSSCCQNGRVLNSEEKRRVIESWIYWLFSHLIIPLIQAHFYVTETEFGRQDVYFFRKSIWEKLTKGATTSFKNKGYCYLNESTVRDILKNRSFGFSKLRLCPKENGVRILANLKAYSKMPTENGESCGRFGGKKLVKFKYYKSVNNVLRDTHAVLKGIKLKEPELLGSSVFDYNDVYQKLRLFLPSVKKAKASMPDLFLVVSDVSNAFDSVDQDKLLDVMKTIIVKDEYHLKQYHQILCTKKTMWAHENVMLIDPNISPRFSSSQFRSLHSVLVNQERSSFVNKNDFIRILHEHVKRNVMQFDKKFYIQKTGISQGSVLSSFLCSLYFGDLERKVLFPFLGKVIASRANEVSARQNRFDPSISPSSNVDEMITNPGYMLLRFIDDFLFISSSKQLAEKFLCRVHRGFRAYNCYMNESKFGMNFDVANTYRIVSKRVHVGKDGVSFLRWAGLLINCQTLEIQADYTKYLNNHLSSSLTVSWQGKPGHNLKEKLCDYLRPKCHPIFYDMNINTAAVVRLNIFQGFLICAMKFHCYICQLSYICKFSRNFLLKIILRSLRYMDVLIKNKMSSIQLDSLPRPSLQLADREVEWLGLNAYVQVLTRKQARHTRLLSLLKSRLLAHRLSECISSDCIYAVDVSHSSLLWEIKY; encoded by the exons ATGATTTGTGCAATAAGTTGTCAGAATATTCAACTGGTTCCTCAAATCAACGCAATTTATCTG aagaagaggaaaagagatGGTGGTCAACCTAGTGGTTCCTTCAATGATCCTCTGCCTCCCGTTCATGCCAGATATTTTTCTGGGTGTGAAAGTAGCTATTTTCAATCATCATGCTGGCATCAAGAGGACAAACAGTCCCATTTATCAAACATAATAAGTCAATCGATCAGTATGCCTAATCCGACCCGTGAAAGTAATTCAAATGGGCAATCAGAAAAGTCTAGCCAGTCTGTTACAGAACTTGGAAAGCGACGAAGGCCATTTAAATGGCAACGGGAAAGAAAGCGTAGGCTTTTAGGTCCTGTGAATAATTGTAATTCGACTCCTTGCACATCAACGTATTCTGGTAAGAATACCTTGCATGCGAAGCCTCCACATCAGTTGAGAGACAGCCACTCCCACATG CAATCTCGAAAGATTACAAAAGAGGTTTACATTAACAGGAAATCTATGTTTTACAACCTGGACAGTTCAACAAATGTTCTGAAAGGAA ATATACTTGGTTCGTTTAGGCCAAACTTTGCTGGTTCAGAGAGTCTTGCTGGATATATATTTGGTTCATACAATGCAAATGGAAATACTCCTTCCTCATTACTCTTCTGCAACAGTGGCACCTGTCCATTTGAATCAAAATGCGT ATATCATTCAATTACCAAATTGCTCAAAGTTCTGATACGTAGAAGTCGTAATTGTCAATTCGATAGATTGTTGGATAAGCACTGTGGTGCCCCATCATTTGAACAAATATCCACGGGAAATACAGGCTCCATGGTTGAG TGCCATGGAAGTAAGTTGAGTACGGAAATTGGCGAAGACACCAGTGGTTTTGATGCCATACAAAGCAAGAATTATCTAGAAGCAATTGATCCTCAATTTGCAGCGAAATTCTATTGCCCTAAAAATCAGGTGGTCGCATTCATATGGGCTGTTTGTCGGAGTATAGTTCCTCAAGATATGCTGGGTACCTGTTCTAATTGGAGAACATTAAGGAGAAATATTTCCAAGTTTGTAAAATTACGAAGATTTGAAAGCTTTTCCTTGAAGCAAGCTATGCACCAATTGAAAACCTTACAGTTTCCATTTTTATCAGATAAAAGTTCATGTTGCCAGAATGGTAGGGTGTTGAACTCTGAGGAGAAGAGGAGGGTTATTGAAAGTTGGATTTATTGGTTATTTTCACATTTGATTATACCATTGATACAAGCACACTTCTATGTCACTGAAACTGAATTTGGGAGACaagatgtttattttttcCGGAAGTCAATATGggaaaaattaacaaaaggtGCCACGACTAGctttaaaaataaaggttATTGTTACTTGAATGAATCGACTGTCAGAGATATTCTGAAAAATAGATCATTTGGTTTCTCCAAACTTAGGCTTTGtccaaaagaaaatggagtAAGGATTCTGGCAAATCTCAAGGCATATTCAAAAATGCCGACAGAAAATGGTGAGTCTTGTGGACGATTTGGAGGGAAAAAGCTCGTCAAGTTTAAGTACTACAAGTCTGTAAATAATGTTCTTAGAGATACTCACGCTGTTCTGAAAGGTATTAAGTTAAAAGAACCAGAGCTATTGGGATCGTCAGTATTTGATTACAATGATGTCTATCAAAAGTTACGTCTGTTTTTACCTAGCGTGAAGAAGGCTAAAGCTTCCATGCCGGACTTATTCCTTGTTGTTTCTGATGTATCAAATGCTTTTGATTCTGTTGATCAAGATAAGCTGCTTGATGTGATGAAAACCATTATCGTGAAAGATGAGTATCATCTTAAACAATACCATCAGATTTTATGCACAAAGAAGACTATGTGGGCTCATGAGAATGTAATGTTGATTGATCCAAATATCAGTCCaagattttcttcttcacaattTCGTTCTTTGCATAGCGTCCTTGTTAATCAG GAACGGAGCAGCTTCGTAAACAAGAATGACTTCATTCGTATTCTACATGAGCACGTGAAGCGAAATGTTATGCAATTTGATAAAAAGTTTTACATACAAAAAACAGGTATTTCTCAAGGAAGTGTTTTGTCATCTTTTCTCTGCTCATTGTACTTTGGAGATTTAGAGAGGAAGGtactttttccatttcttggAAAGGTTATTGCATCTAGGGCTAATGAAGTATCTGCGAGACAAAATCGTTTTGACCCCTCTATTTCCCCAAGTAGCAATGTGGATGAAATGATAACAAATCCTGGCTATATGCTGCTTAGATTTATTGATGATTTCCTTTTCATATCGTCCTCGAAGCAGCTGGCAGAAAAATTCTTATGCAGAGTTCATAGAGGATTCCGGGCATATAATTGCTACATGAATGAAAGTAAGTTTGGTATGAACTTTGATGTGGCCAATACATATCGAATCGTCTCCAAAAGAGTGCATGTTGGTAAAGATGGTGTTTCATTTCTTCGATGGGCTGGTTTGCTCATCAACTGTCAGACTCTCGAAATTCAGGCAGATTACACAAA GTATTTGAATAACCACTTAAGTTCAAGCCTAACCGTTTCCTGGCAAGGAAAACCTGGACATAATCTAAAGGAAAAGCTGTGTGACTATTTAAGGCCCAAATGTCATCCGATCTTTTACGATATGAATATCAATACTGCTGCAGTTGTGAGATTAAACATTTTCCAAGGATTTCTAATATGTGCAATGAAGTTCCATTGCTACATATGCCAGTTATCATATATATGCAAATTCAGCAGAAATTTTCTCTTAAAGATCATCCTAAGATCTCTAAG GTACATGGATGTGCTCATAAAGAATAAGATGTCTTCTATTCAGCTTGATTCTCTTCCACGTCCAAGTCTGCAGCTAGCGGATAGAGAAGTTGAATGGCTAGGACTAAATGCTTACGTGCAAGTATTGACAAGGAAACAGGCACGACATACTCGGTTACTGTCATTGTTAAAATCGAGATTATTGGCTCATCGGTTGTCGGAGTGCATCTCCTCGGATTGTATCTATGCGGTTGATGTCTCACATTCATCCTTGCTCTGGGAAATCAAGTACTAG